Proteins from a single region of Pseudomonadota bacterium:
- a CDS encoding DNA polymerase III subunit beta, translating into MTKTTFEWRMRAGDLAQALGLLKGIVMSRSAINVLTTVLFKGGRLTATDLDQTLTVTVPTLAHAGALAIPLRALRVVRLIDPDSVITLSRDTGALNLRHGHAWYELPCVPAADFPTTAAATGQSLGGNAISGLLPALRAVRYALSTEETRYYLHGACLTRIDGEAVAVATNGHELAWGLLNAPMPDAWYGAIIPRLTIETLLLIGTIDRLTVQNDTGDSSASGVKRLTATAPGITLHSKLIDGAFPDVNRVILKRLGGNAEYGQTDWSMILPVDAVRAALRRLGALQDDRDRAVRLVPQGTHRLDLVVETVADTERLALMESIRLPQPHKLQAATWADPHTLYASFNNRYLQRFLQHAAGEVCTVHGLMDPRSFQVGAPIGTTDGNGGRLLMPMQSSIDPKHPLIERFQSMSRELAEDAPRAA; encoded by the coding sequence ATGACCAAAACCACGTTTGAATGGCGCATGCGCGCTGGCGATCTCGCGCAGGCTTTGGGCTTGCTTAAGGGCATCGTCATGTCCCGCTCGGCTATCAACGTCCTGACCACGGTTCTGTTTAAGGGCGGGCGGCTGACGGCCACCGATCTTGACCAGACATTGACGGTCACCGTGCCGACGCTGGCGCATGCCGGTGCCTTGGCGATTCCGCTTCGTGCTTTGCGGGTGGTGCGGCTGATTGATCCCGATTCGGTGATCACCTTGTCGCGCGATACTGGCGCGCTCAATCTGCGCCACGGTCACGCATGGTACGAGTTGCCATGTGTGCCAGCTGCGGACTTTCCGACCACGGCTGCAGCGACAGGTCAAAGCCTGGGCGGTAATGCCATCTCTGGGCTTCTGCCCGCCTTGCGCGCCGTGCGCTATGCGTTGTCGACCGAAGAGACCCGATACTATCTACACGGTGCCTGCCTGACACGCATTGATGGCGAAGCCGTGGCGGTCGCCACGAACGGGCATGAACTGGCATGGGGCCTCCTCAACGCACCCATGCCCGACGCGTGGTATGGCGCGATTATTCCGCGGCTGACCATAGAAACCTTGTTGCTCATCGGCACAATCGACCGACTAACGGTGCAGAATGATACCGGTGACAGCTCAGCGTCGGGTGTTAAGCGTCTCACGGCGACCGCGCCTGGCATCACCTTGCACAGCAAGTTGATTGACGGTGCCTTTCCCGATGTCAATCGCGTCATTCTTAAAAGGCTGGGCGGCAACGCAGAGTATGGCCAGACCGATTGGTCAATGATTCTTCCCGTCGATGCCGTGCGCGCGGCTCTGCGGCGGCTTGGTGCGCTGCAGGATGATCGCGATAGAGCAGTCCGTCTGGTGCCGCAGGGCACGCACAGGCTCGATCTTGTCGTTGAGACCGTCGCGGACACTGAGCGGTTGGCGTTGATGGAATCAATCCGGCTGCCGCAGCCGCATAAGCTGCAGGCAGCGACATGGGCGGATCCGCATACTTTGTATGCATCGTTCAACAATCGCTATCTGCAACGGTTCCTGCAGCATGCGGCAGGCGAGGTTTGCACCGTGCACGGCCTAATGGACCCGCGCAGCTTCCAAGTCGGCGCACCCATCGGCACGACGGACGGGAATGGCGGTCGACTTTTGATGCCGATGCAAAGCTCAATAGATCCCAAACACCCGTTGATTGAGCGGTTCCAGTCGATGTCCCGTGAATTGGCCGAAGATGCGCCAAGGGCGGCGTAA
- a CDS encoding GcrA family cell cycle regulator, whose protein sequence is MPAARWTDGQKRHVAAMLDDGMSRSDIAAHFGVTRNAICGLIDRNGLNGAPVRQAKPQRELRRRGGSPAKRPVPLASHATDLPPADPFSVAANPAPCMDLTGAPPEGGASCAANLPPQSSSSAPESAAVFSNGSGWAEGPEQSGNASGWATAVGPTVRSQRGGPEQGNSGGRSTGTEPSKNDPISLVDRRANQCAWPIWPHDADRFHPDYGMVCGAPINSTAVVPVRSGDARGSEIKAQSEKTAHSSYCEACAARAAQRVVGEVD, encoded by the coding sequence ATGCCTGCCGCGCGATGGACAGACGGCCAAAAACGCCATGTCGCGGCGATGCTCGACGACGGCATGAGCCGTTCGGATATTGCCGCGCATTTTGGCGTGACGCGCAACGCGATTTGCGGGCTGATTGATCGCAACGGCCTGAATGGTGCGCCCGTTCGGCAAGCCAAGCCGCAGCGCGAGCTGCGCCGCCGTGGTGGCAGCCCAGCAAAGCGCCCCGTTCCGCTTGCATCGCATGCAACAGATTTGCCGCCTGCCGATCCCTTTTCGGTAGCGGCAAACCCTGCGCCCTGCATGGATTTGACGGGCGCGCCTCCCGAAGGCGGTGCATCCTGTGCCGCCAACTTGCCGCCGCAGTCTTCATCGTCAGCGCCCGAATCTGCGGCGGTCTTTTCTAACGGAAGCGGTTGGGCCGAAGGCCCAGAGCAGAGCGGGAATGCTAGCGGTTGGGCCACAGCGGTCGGACCAACGGTCCGGAGCCAACGGGGTGGCCCAGAGCAAGGAAACAGCGGCGGTCGTTCCACAGGAACGGAGCCAAGCAAAAATGATCCCATCTCACTTGTTGACCGTCGCGCCAATCAATGCGCATGGCCGATCTGGCCGCATGACGCGGATCGTTTCCATCCCGATTACGGCATGGTTTGCGGCGCGCCGATCAATAGCACTGCGGTTGTGCCGGTGCGGTCGGGCGATGCGCGCGGGTCTGAAATCAAGGCACAGAGCGAAAAGACAGCGCATAGCTCCTATTGCGAGGCGTGTGCGGCGCGGGCCGCGCAGCGTGTCGTTGGCGAGGTGGACTGA
- a CDS encoding site-specific integrase, translating to MRLLDFWGDRTIADVTSATCRAYAAQRPSTAGARRDLEDLRGALNHYMAEVFARPGPPVRLPPKPAPRDRWLESGEAARLIWTAWRYREVQKGMTTQRRTRQHIARFAIVALYTGSRAGAICSASFERMPGRGYVDLESGLFYRRPEGEAETNKRKPTITLPRRLLAHMRRWRANGQTYVVEFGGKPVARIGKAFRHVVADSGLGPDVTPHVLRHTAITWAMREGMRPWKAAGYFGLSVDMIDRVYGHHSPDGNAETGEAITRRGAEKVRKLSAITA from the coding sequence ATGCGTTTGCTCGATTTTTGGGGTGATCGAACCATCGCCGATGTGACGTCCGCGACGTGCCGGGCCTACGCAGCACAAAGACCGTCGACGGCCGGCGCAAGGCGCGACCTCGAGGATCTTCGCGGTGCACTCAACCACTACATGGCCGAAGTCTTCGCGCGGCCCGGTCCGCCCGTGCGGCTGCCGCCGAAGCCAGCGCCGCGCGATCGATGGTTGGAGTCCGGAGAAGCGGCGCGCCTGATCTGGACCGCCTGGCGATATCGAGAAGTGCAAAAAGGCATGACCACACAGCGGCGCACCCGCCAGCATATTGCGCGCTTTGCGATCGTCGCGCTGTACACTGGAAGCCGCGCCGGCGCGATCTGTTCGGCCAGTTTCGAGCGCATGCCAGGGCGTGGCTATGTTGATTTGGAAAGCGGGCTGTTCTACCGCCGGCCGGAAGGCGAAGCGGAGACAAACAAGCGCAAGCCGACCATCACCTTGCCGCGGCGATTGCTCGCGCACATGCGGCGCTGGCGTGCTAATGGCCAGACCTATGTTGTCGAGTTTGGGGGGAAGCCGGTTGCGCGGATCGGCAAGGCGTTTCGGCACGTTGTCGCCGATTCGGGACTTGGTCCGGACGTGACGCCGCATGTCTTGCGGCACACCGCGATCACGTGGGCGATGCGCGAAGGCATGCGCCCATGGAAGGCCGCCGGCTATTTCGGCCTATCGGTTGACATGATTGATCGGGTGTATGGTCACCATAGCCCTGACGGCAACGCCGAGACCGGCGAAGCCATTACACGACGCGGTGCAGAAAAGGTGCGTAAATTATCGGCAATCACCGCCTGA
- a CDS encoding helix-turn-helix domain-containing protein produces MSFQALNWVKSMQLGDSSARFVAYMLANYADEEGTCFPTIAMLAGDTDLSERTVRDAIKRLEDKALVTKVRQRNQDGTLGRNRYKLALEGKPKLHAENGSKEAGPPADIAAGDEQSSPAEPDAHPAATDAHPAATAAGPIKDKPSSEPPLEPSSVEREGAQAREPVARERSSLATERTGETSTQTETQIPPPAPPKTIPFSKFWPKWPDRVASSKPQAQRVWDTITDSDRQAAIDGITPFHEVLKRKKRGAIPAASTYLAERKWEDLDGEAVSGAAYLPPEIKPYSPLWTAALIEHAKAPEGQRAAITLLRFAQRGQGGYLRFGKARDDELVAMAERFGRAQVDSPKGRAFVAWLCARLEGHQLWNPETLRLPDDFWLFVPPDDLAKAWEITPVGLRPLAPPSPQDIAENL; encoded by the coding sequence ATGAGCTTCCAAGCGCTCAACTGGGTCAAGTCCATGCAGCTGGGGGATTCCTCGGCGCGGTTCGTCGCGTACATGCTGGCCAATTATGCCGACGAAGAGGGCACATGCTTTCCGACGATCGCCATGTTGGCGGGCGATACCGACCTGTCTGAACGCACGGTGCGCGACGCCATCAAGCGGCTGGAAGACAAGGCGCTGGTTACGAAGGTTCGGCAACGCAACCAAGACGGCACATTGGGGCGCAACCGGTACAAACTGGCGCTTGAAGGTAAGCCGAAATTGCATGCCGAAAATGGGTCAAAAGAGGCGGGTCCACCGGCAGATATCGCCGCTGGTGATGAGCAGTCTTCACCAGCGGAACCTGACGCACATCCAGCGGCAACTGACGCACATCCAGCGGCAACTGCCGCCGGTCCTATAAAGGATAAACCATCATCAGAACCACCATTAGAACCATCATCGGTTGAGAGAGAGGGCGCGCAGGCGCGCGAGCCCGTCGCCCGTGAGCGGTCGTCGCTTGCGACGGAGCGAACGGGTGAAACCAGCACCCAAACCGAAACCCAAATCCCACCACCAGCCCCACCCAAAACGATCCCGTTTTCGAAATTCTGGCCGAAATGGCCTGATCGTGTCGCCTCAAGCAAGCCGCAAGCTCAACGGGTTTGGGACACGATCACCGATTCCGATCGGCAAGCCGCGATTGACGGGATAACCCCGTTCCATGAGGTTTTGAAGCGGAAGAAGCGCGGCGCGATACCTGCGGCATCAACCTATCTTGCCGAGCGGAAATGGGAAGATTTGGACGGCGAGGCGGTGTCTGGCGCTGCGTACCTGCCGCCGGAAATCAAGCCCTATTCGCCCTTGTGGACTGCAGCGTTGATCGAACACGCCAAGGCGCCCGAAGGGCAAAGGGCGGCCATCACCCTGTTGCGGTTCGCCCAGCGCGGTCAAGGCGGCTATTTGCGCTTTGGCAAGGCGCGCGACGATGAACTGGTCGCCATGGCCGAACGGTTTGGGCGCGCGCAAGTGGACAGCCCGAAGGGCAGGGCCTTTGTGGCATGGTTGTGCGCGCGCCTCGAAGGTCACCAATTGTGGAACCCCGAAACGCTTCGCCTGCCGGATGATTTCTGGCTGTTCGTGCCGCCCGACGATCTGGCCAAAGCGTGGGAAATCACGCCGGTTGGGTTGCGCCCGCTGGCACCGCCATCACCACAAGATATCGCGGAGAACCTCTGA
- a CDS encoding cation:proton antiporter family protein translates to MLPELSVSLSDPIWLILAFALGMASRSIGLPPLVGYLIAGFGLAAYGAETGDLLTGIADLGITLMLFTIGLKISLGSLKAPEILGVATIHMVVTIIGGMLGLMVLGLLGLLLFDGISWQTAALVAFAMSFSSTVFAVKVLEDKGEFSSRHGRIAIGILVIQDIIAVVFMAASSGTVPSIFALALLGLVFLRKPLDRLAQRAGHGELLILFGFGMALAGYALFDLLNLKGDLGALIFGMLLASSPKASELNKALSSFKDIFLIGFFLSIGQSGLPDLQIALTSLVLLLLMVPKTALWMVLFLGARLRSRVSFLSTLTLGNYSEFALIVAAVAVEAGWLGSEWLVALAVAVALSFCISAPINASANRLFAKSRGRLQPLESEKFLTEDKPVDLGEAQTLIFGMGRVGSAAFAKLADDIPGKVIGFDVDNKVVDRHYALGRNVMRGDANNPELWSKLHGYQTQIDLIMFATPYLASNLSAIELLRESGYKGKIATIALYPDDEAELYEAGADSVYNIYKEAGDGIAAELEEIIEAAA, encoded by the coding sequence ATGCTACCCGAACTTTCCGTATCCCTTTCTGATCCGATCTGGCTCATCCTCGCCTTTGCGCTTGGAATGGCCTCCCGAAGTATCGGGCTACCACCGCTGGTAGGCTATCTCATCGCAGGCTTTGGGCTTGCAGCCTACGGGGCGGAGACCGGCGATCTGCTCACCGGTATCGCCGACCTCGGCATCACGCTGATGCTGTTTACGATTGGGCTCAAGATTTCGCTGGGCAGCTTGAAGGCTCCCGAAATACTGGGCGTTGCCACAATACACATGGTGGTGACGATCATCGGCGGCATGCTGGGATTGATGGTGTTAGGACTGCTTGGGCTTTTGCTGTTTGACGGCATCAGCTGGCAGACTGCCGCGCTCGTTGCGTTTGCGATGAGCTTCTCGTCGACCGTATTTGCCGTGAAGGTACTCGAAGATAAGGGCGAGTTCTCCTCGCGTCATGGCCGCATTGCGATCGGTATTCTGGTCATTCAGGACATCATTGCGGTGGTGTTCATGGCTGCGTCATCCGGCACGGTGCCGAGCATCTTCGCGCTGGCGTTGTTGGGCCTTGTGTTTCTGCGCAAACCCCTGGACCGACTTGCCCAGAGGGCGGGTCATGGCGAACTTCTGATCTTGTTTGGCTTCGGCATGGCGCTCGCCGGGTATGCCCTGTTCGACTTGTTGAACCTGAAGGGCGATCTGGGCGCGTTGATTTTCGGTATGCTGCTCGCCTCTTCACCAAAAGCAAGCGAGCTGAACAAAGCACTTAGCTCTTTCAAAGACATCTTCCTGATCGGCTTCTTTCTATCGATCGGCCAATCGGGCCTGCCAGACCTGCAGATTGCGCTAACATCTCTGGTGCTGCTGCTCCTGATGGTACCAAAAACGGCGCTCTGGATGGTGCTGTTTCTGGGTGCACGGCTGCGCAGCCGTGTCAGTTTCCTGTCGACGCTCACGCTGGGAAACTACTCTGAGTTTGCCCTCATCGTTGCGGCGGTTGCGGTTGAGGCGGGATGGCTCGGATCCGAATGGCTGGTCGCGCTTGCGGTTGCGGTTGCGCTCTCGTTCTGCATTTCAGCCCCCATCAACGCATCAGCCAACCGTCTGTTTGCCAAGAGCCGTGGACGCCTGCAGCCGCTGGAGTCCGAAAAGTTTCTGACCGAAGACAAACCCGTCGATCTCGGCGAGGCTCAAACTCTCATATTCGGGATGGGTCGGGTCGGATCAGCGGCGTTCGCGAAACTTGCCGATGATATTCCTGGCAAAGTCATCGGGTTCGATGTCGATAACAAGGTCGTCGATCGTCACTATGCGTTGGGTCGCAATGTGATGCGCGGCGACGCGAACAACCCGGAACTGTGGTCCAAGCTGCACGGCTACCAAACGCAAATTGATCTGATCATGTTTGCCACGCCTTACCTTGCCTCCAACCTCTCCGCGATCGAACTTCTCCGGGAGAGCGGGTACAAGGGAAAAATCGCGACCATTGCCCTGTATCCAGACGATGAGGCTGAGCTTTACGAAGCGGGCGCCGACAGCGTTTACAACATCTACAAAGAGGCCGGCGACGGAATTGCCGCCGAACTGGAAGAGATCATTGAAGCGGCTGCCTAG
- a CDS encoding site-specific DNA-methyltransferase: MTASQTFLDGRVTMHMGDVLARLADLPDDHFDCVVTSPPYWGLRDYGVDGQIGLERTLGEHLDVMAAVFDEVRRVLKPTGTLWLNYGDCYATQPNGRSAQDTKAAGTDDRTFRDKPFSTVGPIYGALSGAQEAANGSGCRGGGNNPSGPVYTQKYDMADRRGGGANKGHNRQTGHCGRIVAGGTLKPKDLCMIPNRLAIALQDAGWWVRSEIFWAKPNAMPDSSGLYRPATAHEKIFLLTKSVDAKGWWVARDTKEVSDSPDLGETCIGANGKERNRWTALGHYFDAESVRIPAQPSSLQRWSQDIDSQAGSTRANGGAKTNGTMKAVGGPISDKQRGHSRRHAGFNDRWDKAEQQSGGRYLRNYEPAPPAVWSMATASFSDAHFATFPPELVERCLDAGGPKGGRVLDPFGGAGTTALVALAKGMTCDLIELNPAYADIARKRIEEAWQGSVEATVAKLKTQPAPDAGPLFSGGAA; encoded by the coding sequence ATGACGGCATCGCAAACCTTTCTGGATGGGCGCGTGACGATGCATATGGGCGATGTGCTGGCGCGGCTTGCTGATCTACCGGACGATCATTTCGATTGCGTCGTGACATCGCCGCCCTATTGGGGCCTGCGTGACTATGGCGTCGATGGTCAAATTGGGCTTGAGCGGACGCTTGGCGAGCATCTCGACGTCATGGCCGCGGTGTTTGATGAGGTTCGCCGCGTGCTTAAGCCGACGGGTACGCTGTGGCTGAACTATGGCGATTGCTATGCGACGCAGCCCAACGGGCGTTCGGCACAGGACACCAAGGCCGCAGGCACCGACGACCGGACCTTTCGCGACAAACCGTTCTCGACCGTCGGGCCGATTTATGGCGCGCTGAGCGGGGCGCAAGAGGCTGCAAACGGCTCTGGATGTCGCGGCGGTGGCAACAATCCGTCCGGACCGGTTTACACACAAAAATACGACATGGCGGATCGGCGTGGCGGTGGCGCCAACAAGGGCCACAATCGGCAGACCGGCCATTGCGGTCGCATTGTCGCTGGCGGCACGTTGAAACCCAAAGATTTGTGCATGATCCCGAACCGGCTGGCGATCGCGCTGCAGGACGCGGGCTGGTGGGTTCGGTCGGAAATCTTCTGGGCCAAGCCGAACGCCATGCCAGACTCAAGCGGCCTGTATCGACCCGCGACGGCGCACGAAAAGATTTTCCTTTTGACCAAGTCGGTGGACGCCAAGGGGTGGTGGGTGGCGCGCGATACCAAAGAGGTTAGCGACAGCCCCGACCTTGGCGAAACCTGCATTGGGGCGAACGGCAAGGAACGCAACAGGTGGACGGCGCTCGGGCATTATTTTGATGCAGAGAGCGTTCGTATACCTGCGCAGCCCTCAAGCTTGCAGAGGTGGTCACAGGACATCGACAGCCAAGCGGGTTCAACGCGCGCGAACGGCGGTGCGAAGACAAATGGCACCATGAAGGCTGTTGGCGGGCCTATATCTGACAAACAACGCGGTCACAGTCGCCGCCATGCCGGGTTCAACGATCGTTGGGACAAAGCTGAACAGCAATCCGGTGGCCGTTACCTGCGCAACTATGAGCCCGCGCCACCCGCTGTGTGGTCGATGGCCACAGCGTCTTTCTCGGATGCGCATTTCGCAACTTTTCCGCCGGAACTGGTTGAGCGCTGCCTCGATGCCGGCGGGCCCAAGGGCGGGCGCGTTCTTGATCCGTTTGGCGGCGCTGGCACAACGGCGCTTGTCGCTCTCGCAAAGGGCATGACCTGCGATCTGATCGAATTGAACCCGGCCTATGCCGACATAGCGCGCAAGCGCATCGAAGAGGCGTGGCAAGGGTCGGTTGAGGCCACCGTGGCTAAGCTTAAGACGCAGCCTGCACCCGATGCTGGGCCGTTGTTTTCAGGTGGCGCGGCATGA
- a CDS encoding DUF4326 domain-containing protein — protein MKGERPIRVQRQRTKGWEMPPNTIYVGRPTRWANFYRVGQPMCRETILRWGHSLRDFKNLDYCCTDAADAVRRFTAVLGFDEAIWPQLKAELGGKNLACWCALDQPCHADVLLKIAND, from the coding sequence ATGAAGGGTGAGCGACCGATTCGCGTGCAGCGGCAACGCACAAAGGGTTGGGAGATGCCGCCAAACACGATTTACGTTGGGCGACCAACCCGCTGGGCGAACTTCTATCGTGTTGGACAGCCGATGTGTCGCGAGACAATTCTTCGCTGGGGCCACTCGCTTAGGGACTTCAAGAACCTTGACTATTGCTGCACCGACGCAGCCGACGCCGTTCGCCGTTTCACTGCGGTGCTAGGCTTCGACGAGGCCATATGGCCACAGCTCAAAGCCGAACTCGGCGGCAAAAATCTTGCTTGTTGGTGCGCACTTGATCAGCCGTGCCACGCCGACGTGCTGCTGAAAATCGCCAATGACTGA
- a CDS encoding DUF2312 domain-containing protein has translation MTEDHYDFGPRPVPEAATPKAPAKAKAKPAAKRKPNSAAKTRAKTKATTKPKPTPKPTPKAETPPEPKPQPETVNRGGVAGGKIRAFVERIERLEDEKKGIAEDIKDVYAEAKSDGFDTKVLRKLVGIRKQDPAERQEEESLLDIYMHALGMTPLEKAIAGDEA, from the coding sequence ATGACCGAAGACCATTACGATTTTGGGCCGCGGCCCGTGCCCGAAGCGGCGACGCCCAAGGCACCAGCGAAGGCAAAGGCTAAACCCGCTGCGAAGCGGAAACCCAACAGCGCGGCAAAAACGCGGGCAAAGACCAAGGCAACAACCAAACCAAAGCCGACGCCTAAGCCAACGCCCAAGGCAGAAACGCCGCCAGAACCGAAACCGCAACCGGAAACAGTCAACCGTGGTGGGGTCGCCGGTGGCAAGATTCGCGCTTTTGTCGAGCGCATTGAGCGCTTGGAGGACGAGAAAAAGGGCATCGCGGAGGACATCAAGGATGTCTACGCCGAAGCCAAGTCCGACGGCTTTGACACCAAAGTTCTGCGCAAGCTGGTCGGCATCCGCAAGCAGGATCCCGCCGAACGGCAGGAGGAAGAGTCGCTTCTCGACATTTACATGCACGCGCTGGGCATGACCCCGCTTGAGAAGGCCATAGCGGGGGATGAGGCGTGA
- a CDS encoding S24 family peptidase, with protein sequence MDTVFQSRVKERLRELNINEYDAAQRMGKSRTFVYDIVTGKKTSVQGENLVHLARALNVSANWLLGASDEKTARIDKPQERRSVPNSDPLEIASMTPRDVPVFGTASGSILGTKSGAWQLTDEPVDWVHRPPGLIGARDAYALYVENESMVPQHNPGDLVYVHPGRPVRSGDSVIVKIQNAERETYIKRFRKRENGDVRCEQHNPKSTVTYKRDTVIGVHKVLSLAELMGV encoded by the coding sequence ATGGACACAGTCTTTCAAAGTCGCGTCAAAGAACGCCTTCGCGAACTGAACATCAACGAGTACGACGCGGCCCAACGTATGGGCAAGAGCCGCACCTTCGTCTACGATATCGTCACAGGCAAAAAGACCAGCGTGCAGGGCGAAAACCTCGTGCATTTGGCACGTGCCCTCAATGTCAGCGCTAACTGGCTTTTGGGCGCTTCTGACGAAAAAACAGCGCGTATCGATAAACCACAAGAACGGCGCTCAGTCCCAAATTCTGACCCGCTTGAAATTGCAAGCATGACACCGCGCGACGTACCAGTCTTCGGCACCGCATCCGGATCGATCCTTGGCACCAAATCGGGTGCATGGCAGCTCACCGACGAGCCCGTTGACTGGGTGCATCGCCCTCCGGGGCTCATTGGCGCGCGCGACGCTTATGCGCTCTATGTTGAAAATGAGAGCATGGTGCCGCAGCACAACCCCGGCGATTTGGTCTATGTCCACCCAGGCCGGCCTGTTCGATCCGGCGACAGCGTCATCGTCAAGATCCAGAATGCCGAGCGCGAAACCTACATAAAGCGTTTCCGCAAGCGCGAGAACGGCGACGTGCGGTGCGAACAACACAACCCGAAATCCACAGTCACATACAAGCGCGACACCGTCATCGGCGTGCACAAGGTCCTGTCACTGGCCGAACTTATGGGGGTTTGA
- a CDS encoding DNA cytosine methyltransferase: MRGMTVCSGIGAPEVAAPWIDWRWQAEIDPFPCHVLHHRIGSSRPLFMPDPDRPDLSEKDGRARRAAIKRVAALPETGRTINLGDMTQFERWPDANPDVLVGGTPCQSFSVAGLRNGLDDPRGNLMLTFLALARRYRPRWIVWENVPGVLSTNAGRDFGTFLAGLGQCGYGWAYRVLDAQYVRTSGLPHAVPQRRRRVFVVGCARGWASAAAVLFEREGLRGDPPPRREAGQSAPTVPSRRSAGGGLRTDFDCDGGLIVSDDPACTLTARERKGALPEADLSTVVAHTLLAKANDSHSADLDTYVSHALRAEGFDAGEDGTGRGTPLVPMAFSSKDHGGDVETNLSPTLRAGAHDGSHANAGVPPAIAFPAEMSSTQAASTPDLSPALSVKHTTAVAFDLRGREGGAVLEGPHETANMRAASGGSSRSYVAISYAVRRLTPLECERLQGFPDGWTAIPYRGKPADQCPDGPRYKALGNSWAVNCGQLVFERLRIVDAMLAAGEVAG; this comes from the coding sequence ATGCGCGGCATGACGGTCTGCAGCGGGATCGGTGCGCCTGAGGTGGCGGCGCCATGGATAGACTGGCGCTGGCAGGCGGAGATCGATCCGTTTCCGTGTCACGTGCTGCACCATCGTATCGGGTCGTCCCGACCGCTGTTCATGCCCGACCCAGACAGGCCAGACCTGAGCGAAAAGGACGGTCGTGCGCGCCGTGCAGCGATCAAGCGCGTTGCCGCGCTGCCTGAGACTGGTCGCACTATAAACCTTGGCGACATGACGCAATTTGAAAGGTGGCCGGATGCAAACCCAGATGTTCTCGTCGGCGGAACACCCTGCCAAAGCTTCTCGGTGGCCGGACTTCGCAACGGACTTGATGACCCGCGCGGGAACCTCATGCTCACCTTCCTTGCCCTTGCTCGCCGATACCGTCCTCGATGGATCGTCTGGGAAAACGTCCCCGGTGTCCTGTCGACAAACGCAGGGCGGGATTTTGGAACCTTCCTCGCAGGGCTGGGGCAGTGCGGGTACGGGTGGGCCTACCGCGTTCTGGACGCTCAATATGTCCGAACATCCGGCCTGCCACACGCTGTCCCCCAACGGCGGCGGCGTGTGTTCGTTGTCGGATGTGCTCGAGGATGGGCCAGTGCCGCCGCGGTACTTTTTGAGCGCGAGGGCCTGCGCGGGGATCCTCCGCCGCGCCGAGAAGCGGGGCAAAGCGCTCCCACCGTCCCTAGCCGCCGCTCTGCGGGCGGTGGTCTCAGAACAGACTTTGACTGCGACGGCGGATTGATCGTTTCGGACGATCCTGCCTGCACATTGACCGCGCGGGAACGCAAGGGCGCATTGCCCGAAGCCGATTTATCGACGGTTGTGGCGCACACTCTGCTTGCCAAAGCAAACGACAGTCATTCCGCTGATCTGGATACGTATGTCAGCCATGCCTTGCGAGCCGAAGGATTTGACGCGGGCGAGGATGGCACCGGTCGCGGAACGCCACTGGTGCCGATGGCCTTTTCAAGCAAGGACCATGGCGGTGACGTTGAGACAAACCTGTCGCCGACCTTGCGCGCGGGCGCGCATGACGGCAGCCATGCGAATGCCGGTGTTCCGCCTGCGATTGCCTTCCCAGCCGAGATGTCTAGTACTCAGGCTGCAAGTACGCCTGATCTCTCGCCCGCCTTGTCGGTCAAGCACACGACAGCGGTCGCCTTCGACCTGCGTGGACGCGAGGGCGGCGCGGTTCTAGAAGGCCCACATGAAACGGCAAATATGCGTGCCGCCTCTGGCGGTTCTTCTCGGTCCTATGTTGCCATAAGCTACGCCGTCCGCCGTCTGACACCGCTGGAATGCGAGCGCCTGCAAGGCTTCCCCGATGGCTGGACGGCGATACCGTATCGCGGCAAACCCGCCGACCAATGCCCAGACGGGCCGCGATATAAGGCCTTAGGCAATTCTTGGGCGGTCAATTGTGGGCAGCTGGTGTTTGAGCGTCTTCGGATTGTGGACGCGATGCTCGCGGCTGGTGAGGTGGCGGGGTGA